The Rhodococcus sp. X156 genome window below encodes:
- a CDS encoding 2,3-butanediol dehydrogenase, which yields MRALVLHGADDLRLEDLEPPVPGAGEVLVRVAFNGICGSDLSVVDKGFLASEPHPLTGAHGPQVLGHEFSGTVEQLGTGVTQLQVGDRVAVQPNYSCGTCPRCRDGLAHLCAVIAFHGLSAHGGGLSELTVVPARNAHPLPESVSLRQGAVVEPLAVALHGVRLAEPSADELALVLGGGPIGICAALNLRVAGVQRILLSEPSPQRRAVLQSLGLEVLDPTSTDVRAEVLERSDGAGADLVLECAGAPAAIDTALSSVRARGRVVLLATYPQPVELYTYALMFSEAQLRCSMVYSAEEFREVIALMAQGSYDLDGWVQQVPMVEAVTEGFQAASAGRAMKVLVEVGHG from the coding sequence ATGAGGGCGCTCGTCCTGCACGGTGCCGACGACCTCCGCCTGGAAGACCTCGAGCCACCGGTGCCCGGCGCCGGCGAGGTGCTGGTGCGGGTGGCCTTCAACGGCATCTGCGGCTCCGACCTGAGCGTGGTGGACAAGGGCTTCCTCGCCTCGGAGCCGCACCCGCTCACCGGGGCGCACGGGCCGCAGGTGCTCGGCCACGAGTTCTCCGGCACCGTGGAACAGCTCGGCACCGGGGTCACCCAGCTGCAGGTGGGCGATCGGGTGGCGGTGCAGCCGAACTACTCCTGCGGCACCTGCCCGCGCTGCCGCGACGGACTGGCGCACCTGTGCGCGGTGATCGCCTTCCACGGCCTCTCCGCGCACGGGGGTGGGCTCTCCGAGCTGACGGTGGTGCCCGCGCGCAACGCGCACCCGCTGCCGGAGTCGGTGAGCCTGCGCCAGGGCGCGGTGGTCGAGCCCCTGGCGGTGGCCCTGCACGGCGTGCGCCTGGCCGAGCCGTCCGCCGACGAGCTGGCGCTGGTGCTCGGCGGCGGCCCCATCGGCATCTGCGCCGCGCTGAACCTCCGGGTGGCCGGGGTGCAGCGCATCCTGCTCAGCGAGCCGTCCCCGCAGCGCCGCGCGGTGCTGCAGTCCCTCGGGCTGGAGGTGCTGGACCCGACCAGCACCGACGTCCGGGCCGAGGTGCTGGAGCGCAGCGACGGAGCCGGTGCTGACCTGGTGCTGGAGTGCGCCGGTGCCCCGGCGGCCATCGACACCGCGCTGAGCAGCGTTCGCGCCCGCGGCCGGGTGGTGCTGCTGGCCACCTACCCGCAGCCGGTGGAGCTCTACACCTACGCGCTGATGTTCTCCGAGGCCCAGCTGCGGTGCTCGATGGTGTACTCCGCCGAGGAGTTCCGCGAGGTCATCGCGCTGATGGCGCAGGGTTCGTACGACCTCGACGGGTGGGTGCAGCAGGTCCCCATGGTCGAGGCAGTGACCGAAGGTTTCCAGGCCGCGTCGGCAGGACGCGCCATGAAGGTGTTGGTGGAGGTAGGACATGGCTGA